In a single window of the Candidatus Tisiphia endosymbiont of Nemotelus nigrinus genome:
- a CDS encoding HD domain-containing protein produces the protein MEDIKNWWTKFESCKYSAKLINKLISLNKKATHPVDIREISKAIYYAKKYHGSQMRQSGDPYYSHPIEVACMVAEYTAEEVRQLFKTDMIVTSLLHDTIEDTALTEEMIAKIFGSQVASQVESLTRVKPHGKISSKEILDLLSQQKRFDIILIKLFDRIHNLQTLGAKSPEKALKIVKETIGYFITLCVRLEIPTAEQQLINLCYQNLSIDYKPLARDYTFFLSR, from the coding sequence ATGGAAGATATTAAAAATTGGTGGACAAAGTTTGAATCTTGTAAATATTCTGCTAAGTTAATTAATAAATTGATTTCACTAAATAAAAAAGCGACTCACCCAGTCGATATCAGGGAAATTAGCAAAGCTATCTATTATGCTAAAAAATATCATGGTAGCCAAATGCGACAATCCGGTGATCCCTATTATTCTCATCCAATAGAAGTGGCGTGCATGGTTGCTGAATACACAGCAGAGGAAGTTCGCCAATTATTTAAAACTGACATGATCGTTACCAGTTTACTGCATGATACTATTGAAGATACAGCCCTTACCGAAGAGATGATAGCCAAAATTTTTGGCAGTCAAGTTGCTAGCCAAGTGGAATCTCTAACAAGGGTCAAGCCTCACGGTAAAATTAGCTCCAAAGAAATTTTGGATTTATTATCCCAACAAAAGAGATTTGACATAATATTGATTAAATTATTTGATCGTATTCATAACTTACAAACACTAGGAGCTAAATCACCGGAAAAAGCACTGAAAATAGTTAAGGAAACTATAGGATATTTTATAACTCTTTGTGTTCGTTTGGAAATACCAACAGCCGAGCAACAATTAATAAATCTATGTTACCAAAATTTATCTATTGACTATAAGCCGCTTGCTCGGGACTATACATTTTTTTTGAGTAGGTAA
- a CDS encoding transposase has product MKKQVRQYSAEEKSKIVIETIKGELTIAQITSKYGVHATQISNWKKQGLELLVQGFKSKTQSADPNQQELIKNLYEQIGQLSVERDWLKKNLHCLDLKVRCNMIEPNHNKLTIIQQCKLLGISRSSYYYQPTGISEQELKIMAIIDETYTMHPYYGM; this is encoded by the coding sequence ATGAAAAAACAAGTAAGGCAATATAGTGCTGAGGAGAAATCAAAAATTGTCATAGAGACAATCAAGGGCGAGCTAACAATAGCCCAAATAACTAGTAAGTATGGCGTTCATGCAACACAGATAAGTAATTGGAAAAAACAGGGACTTGAATTATTAGTACAAGGCTTTAAGAGTAAAACACAGAGTGCTGATCCAAATCAGCAGGAGTTAATCAAGAATCTATATGAACAAATTGGACAGTTAAGTGTAGAGCGTGACTGGCTCAAAAAAAATCTGCATTGTTTGGACTTAAAGGTTAGGTGTAATATGATAGAGCCTAATCATAATAAGTTAACAATTATACAACAGTGTAAGTTGTTGGGTATTAGTAGGTCAAGCTATTACTATCAACCTACTGGTATTAGTGAACAAGAGCTTAAGATCATGGCAATAATTGATGAGACCTATACTATGCATCCATATTATGGTATGTGA
- a CDS encoding DDE-type integrase/transposase/recombinase: protein MAKYLQAQGFSVGRKAVRRYYQIMGLEAVYPKMNLSKRNQAHKIYPYLLKDLEVTYSNQVWCSDITYIRLQQGFVYLVAIMDWHSRYILSWRVSL from the coding sequence ATGGCTAAATATTTACAAGCCCAAGGTTTTTCGGTAGGTCGTAAAGCTGTTAGACGTTACTACCAAATAATGGGTCTTGAAGCTGTTTATCCTAAAATGAATTTGAGTAAAAGAAATCAGGCACATAAAATATATCCTTATTTACTAAAAGATTTAGAGGTAACATACTCAAATCAAGTATGGTGTTCAGATATCACTTACATAAGGTTGCAACAAGGATTTGTTTATTTGGTAGCCATTATGGATTGGCACAGTCGTTATATACTTAGCTGGCGGGTATCTCTTTAG
- a CDS encoding integrase core domain-containing protein, with product MFNTDQGVQFTSEQFICILKKYNIQISMDGKGRALDNVFIERFWRSLKQEKIYRIILTIVKEAKAAIKEYIDFYNHERMHQALGYRTPSLMYYKQKVA from the coding sequence ATTTTTAACACAGACCAAGGAGTGCAATTTACGTCTGAGCAATTTATCTGTATTTTAAAAAAATATAATATTCAAATAAGTATGGATGGCAAAGGTAGAGCTTTGGACAACGTGTTTATAGAGCGATTTTGGCGTTCGTTGAAACAGGAAAAAATTTATCGAATAATTTTAACAATTGTAAAGGAGGCAAAAGCAGCTATTAAGGAATATATTGATTTTTATAACCACGAAAGAATGCACCAAGCATTGGGGTATAGGACTCCTAGCTTGATGTACTATAAACAAAAAGTTGCATAA
- the dnaN gene encoding DNA polymerase III subunit beta: MDNNKLKIIVETKTLTHALTFANSVVEKRNVVAELSHIKLSSKDGKLELIATNMEIYLSQKVAAQVINEGEITVSTKTLNDIVKKIPDNDIMLNVSDETDQLEILAKNCTFNLLTLPADKFPTLDDINIEATLKIPCSDFVKMIDGTLFSVSLDETRYNLNGVYFYVKEEECYMASTDGHRLSVSVVEIADKVREFGVILSKKTLEEIAKILKDPKNVQLEVEIFLSVNRIKFVCNDIMMVSKLIDGTFPDYQGFIPVENNYKLTINTKVLADVIDRVSTITVDKFQAIKLTLSKNLLEITASGEARGVGKETIPYSLDENNLCVFDHEDILSIGFNPRYLTDALNAVLNSTKANQVELYFLDASSPMLLKTPQNPKDIFVIMPVKV; this comes from the coding sequence ATGGATAATAACAAATTAAAAATTATAGTTGAAACCAAAACCCTAACTCATGCTCTAACTTTTGCTAATTCTGTAGTAGAAAAACGTAATGTAGTTGCCGAACTTAGTCATATTAAATTATCATCAAAGGATGGTAAACTAGAGTTAATAGCTACTAATATGGAAATATATTTAAGCCAGAAAGTAGCAGCCCAAGTAATAAATGAGGGGGAAATAACAGTATCTACTAAAACATTAAATGACATAGTAAAAAAGATACCTGATAACGATATAATGCTCAATGTGTCAGATGAAACAGATCAGCTTGAAATTTTAGCAAAGAATTGTACTTTTAATCTGCTAACTTTACCTGCTGACAAATTCCCTACGTTAGATGATATTAATATTGAAGCTACTCTTAAAATACCTTGCAGTGACTTTGTTAAGATGATCGACGGTACTTTGTTTTCGGTATCCCTTGATGAAACTCGCTATAATCTTAATGGTGTTTATTTCTACGTAAAAGAGGAAGAATGTTATATGGCTAGCACCGATGGGCATAGGTTATCAGTTTCAGTAGTAGAAATAGCTGATAAGGTTAGGGAATTTGGTGTTATTTTATCTAAAAAAACTCTCGAGGAAATTGCCAAAATATTAAAAGATCCTAAAAATGTTCAGTTAGAGGTAGAAATCTTTCTAAGTGTGAATAGGATTAAATTTGTTTGCAATGATATTATGATGGTATCAAAACTGATTGATGGAACTTTTCCAGATTATCAAGGTTTTATTCCAGTAGAAAACAATTATAAACTTACTATCAATACAAAAGTGCTAGCTGATGTTATAGATAGAGTATCAACAATAACCGTGGATAAATTTCAAGCAATAAAATTAACTTTATCAAAAAATTTGCTTGAAATTACGGCTTCTGGGGAAGCTAGAGGGGTTGGTAAAGAGACTATACCATATTCACTAGATGAAAATAATTTATGCGTTTTTGATCATGAAGACATTTTGTCTATAGGGTTTAATCCTAGATACCTTACTGATGCACTCAATGCTGTACTGAATTCTACTAAAGCAAACCAAGTTGAGCTATATTTTCTGGATGCATCATCGCCAATGTTATTGAAAACACCACAAAACCCTAAAGATATTTTTGTGATTATGCCAGTTAAGGTCTGA
- the dapD gene encoding 2,3,4,5-tetrahydropyridine-2,6-dicarboxylate N-succinyltransferase, with product MQKHINTIEEFWQIRDKLTQDSEKTNYAKQISQDIIDGLNQGLIRVCEKEGADWQVNHWIKKAILLHMMITVPQVHSGDCMRWYDKISPKFSTNYNSELFRADGCRIVPGAIVRTGVYLAKNVVVMPSFINIGAYVGEGTMVDTWATIGSCAQIGRNCHISGGTGIGGVLEPIQNNPVIIEDNCFIGARSEIAEGVLVEEGSVISMGVFIGASTKIVDRASGKIIYGKVPAYSVVVPGSLPADSGKPSLYCAVIVKQVDAGTRSKVSINDLLRGN from the coding sequence ATGCAAAAACATATTAATACTATAGAAGAATTTTGGCAAATACGCGATAAATTAACCCAAGATTCAGAAAAAACTAATTATGCCAAACAAATATCGCAGGATATTATTGATGGTTTGAATCAAGGATTGATCAGGGTTTGTGAGAAAGAAGGAGCTGATTGGCAAGTTAATCATTGGATAAAAAAAGCTATTTTATTACATATGATGATAACTGTTCCGCAAGTTCACTCTGGAGATTGCATGAGATGGTATGATAAAATTTCCCCCAAATTTTCTACAAATTATAACTCAGAGTTATTTCGAGCAGATGGTTGTCGTATTGTTCCTGGAGCAATTGTCAGAACGGGAGTATATTTAGCTAAAAACGTTGTTGTTATGCCTTCTTTTATTAATATAGGGGCATATGTAGGAGAAGGAACAATGGTTGATACCTGGGCTACTATAGGATCATGTGCCCAAATAGGCAGGAATTGTCATATTTCCGGCGGGACAGGTATTGGTGGTGTATTAGAGCCAATACAAAACAATCCGGTAATAATCGAAGATAATTGTTTTATAGGTGCAAGATCAGAAATAGCAGAAGGAGTTTTAGTGGAAGAAGGAAGCGTAATTAGTATGGGAGTATTTATTGGGGCTTCTACAAAGATAGTAGATAGGGCAAGTGGCAAGATAATTTATGGTAAAGTCCCAGCATACTCAGTTGTAGTACCTGGCAGCTTACCTGCTGATTCAGGAAAACCAAGTTTATATTGTGCAGTAATCGTTAAACAGGTGGATGCTGGAACTAGGAGTAAGGTATCTATAAATGATCTGCTAAGAGGAAATTAA
- a CDS encoding MJ0042-type zinc finger domain-containing protein, producing MSISCPNCNTNFIVSKEQIGTAGRKVKCSQCHHVWYQQAELDKQYTTKNASTNENNKIFLTEGINLPALLPPKIPQHSHMVLTLLFSLIILLLLLFYEKLNISALYEGGDDVLTIGNIHVEQNKKMGHIKVSYQITNNSDHDVTIPLIRVRLLDKKYVTVKSYIMHHKNIKLPPKKHIDIATHLDVVPHSSELLNIMLGNSLDLILH from the coding sequence ATGAGTATTTCTTGCCCAAATTGTAACACTAACTTTATAGTTTCAAAAGAACAAATAGGTACGGCCGGTCGGAAGGTCAAATGTTCTCAATGTCACCATGTTTGGTATCAACAAGCAGAGCTTGATAAGCAGTATACAACAAAAAATGCTAGCACTAATGAAAATAATAAAATATTTTTAACCGAAGGCATCAACTTGCCTGCTTTATTGCCACCAAAAATTCCTCAACATTCACATATGGTACTTACATTATTGTTTAGCCTAATTATTCTATTATTATTGTTATTTTACGAAAAACTTAACATATCAGCTTTGTATGAAGGAGGTGATGATGTACTAACTATAGGAAACATCCATGTTGAACAAAATAAAAAAATGGGACACATTAAAGTTTCCTACCAGATAACCAATAACTCCGACCATGATGTAACAATACCACTAATTAGAGTTAGGTTGTTGGATAAAAAATATGTAACAGTAAAATCCTATATAATGCATCACAAAAATATCAAACTACCACCTAAAAAACATATTGACATTGCTACGCATCTTGATGTAGTTCCACATTCAAGTGAGTTGTTAAATATTATGCTTGGTAATAGTTTGGATCTTATATTGCATTAG
- a CDS encoding RDD family protein, which translates to MNKQIIYPKLIPRLFASCLDSFLLSIFTTPITTFILSRLSLLFFKANIADIIIMGSKKPELLQNVTASGVFTLFILMLLINLALVATYFIGFWVYCGATPGKLIMHMKIVDAITLEKPNKCQLIKRFCGYVLVLVGIWFILFSKQHQALHDKIAGTVVIKS; encoded by the coding sequence ATGAATAAGCAAATTATATATCCTAAACTAATTCCTAGACTTTTTGCTTCTTGTCTAGACTCATTTTTGTTGTCAATTTTTACAACTCCAATAACTACTTTTATACTATCTAGACTGTCTTTATTATTTTTTAAAGCTAATATAGCTGATATAATAATAATGGGCAGCAAGAAGCCGGAATTACTCCAGAACGTAACTGCTAGCGGTGTTTTTACATTATTTATTTTAATGCTGCTAATTAACCTTGCTCTAGTCGCAACATATTTTATTGGGTTTTGGGTTTATTGCGGAGCTACCCCAGGGAAACTCATTATGCATATGAAAATAGTAGATGCAATAACTCTTGAAAAACCTAATAAATGCCAATTAATTAAAAGATTTTGTGGGTATGTATTAGTGCTGGTTGGTATTTGGTTTATACTATTTTCTAAACAACACCAAGCTTTGCATGATAAAATTGCTGGAACTGTGGTTATTAAGAGTTAA
- the recR gene encoding recombination mediator RecR, with the protein MNKLNEIDQLIYLFSKLPGLGQRSARRIVLHLLQEKDIRLKSLISVLCCVDSNVVKCDICGNIDSHHICRICSSDNRNGSIIAIVETVTELWAIERSGIFNGQYHVLGHNLSASNGHNPKALRLPELLARCHDNNINEVIIATNSTLEGQTTAYFITEYFKDSTIKISRLASGIPIGGELDYLDEGTLSAAITLRQLFD; encoded by the coding sequence ATGAATAAGCTAAATGAGATAGATCAATTGATTTATCTTTTCTCCAAACTACCTGGTCTTGGTCAAAGATCAGCAAGGCGTATAGTCTTGCATCTTTTACAAGAAAAAGATATTAGGTTAAAAAGTCTAATTTCAGTTCTTTGTTGTGTAGATAGCAATGTTGTTAAGTGTGATATCTGTGGTAACATAGATTCTCATCATATTTGTAGAATATGTTCATCTGATAATCGTAACGGATCTATCATAGCAATTGTTGAAACAGTGACAGAATTATGGGCAATAGAGCGTAGCGGTATTTTTAATGGTCAGTACCATGTACTAGGACATAATTTATCAGCTTCAAATGGTCACAATCCTAAAGCACTAAGACTACCAGAATTATTAGCTAGGTGTCATGATAATAATATTAATGAAGTAATTATTGCAACTAATTCAACTTTAGAAGGTCAAACTACTGCTTATTTCATTACTGAATATTTCAAAGACTCTACTATTAAAATATCAAGATTAGCCAGTGGTATTCCGATAGGTGGAGAATTGGACTATTTAGATGAAGGGACTCTATCAGCCGCAATAACTTTAAGGCAACTTTTTGACTAG
- a CDS encoding sensor histidine kinase produces the protein MVFIWSTLRNNSKTKILELEQKISEQDNILNHVTHEIRSSIHGGSSIAQFLYENWDKMDEQEHIKYVGIIAKNNQHIIKLINALLDLSKFSTGRMKFNFVAMDLLASIKNTVQQLTELNVFNDQINIILIDHNITKAMISGDEIRINQLLNNLFNNALKYTKEGLIIAVINLKNYENNPYWCFSLIDTGIGIPDSELETIFEVFTRSSRTNDDIGAGLGLSICREIILAHKGYIYAENNHRKGTRVEFMIPVYDENEIQNA, from the coding sequence ATGGTGTTTATATGGTCTACTCTAAGAAATAACTCAAAAACTAAAATATTAGAATTAGAACAGAAAATATCAGAACAAGATAATATTTTGAATCATGTTACTCATGAAATCAGGAGTTCAATACATGGAGGAAGTAGTATAGCTCAATTTTTATATGAAAATTGGGATAAAATGGACGAGCAAGAGCATATAAAATATGTCGGTATAATAGCTAAAAATAATCAGCATATCATAAAATTAATTAATGCTCTATTAGACCTATCTAAGTTTAGTACTGGGAGAATGAAGTTTAATTTTGTTGCTATGGATCTATTAGCTTCTATAAAAAATACCGTGCAACAACTTACAGAATTAAACGTATTTAATGATCAAATTAACATTATTCTTATTGATCATAACATTACAAAGGCAATGATTAGTGGAGATGAAATTAGGATTAACCAGTTATTAAATAATTTATTTAATAATGCCCTTAAATATACTAAAGAAGGATTAATTATAGCAGTAATTAATTTAAAGAATTATGAAAATAATCCTTATTGGTGCTTTAGCTTAATCGATACAGGTATCGGAATTCCAGATTCAGAACTTGAAACTATTTTTGAGGTATTTACTCGTAGCTCACGAACTAATGATGATATTGGGGCTGGTCTTGGTTTATCTATTTGCCGGGAAATTATACTAGCCCATAAAGGATATATTTATGCTGAAAATAACCATAGAAAAGGAACAAGAGTAGAATTCATGATTCCTGTATACGATGAAAACGAGATACAAAATGCCTAA
- a CDS encoding response regulator, translating into MPKNYNIAKLFTILFVDDEPICHDAINLVLRHEPKYKIINAYTGQEAIDLSKIYANTIDIIFLDISLPDMTGYKVYQQIRSDKNLTHVPIIFQSGLSSNHPGIKVLLQGQTTYIIHKPYKNEELLKTIRQFHNAFYSKLE; encoded by the coding sequence ATGCCTAAAAACTATAATATTGCAAAGCTATTTACTATACTTTTTGTGGATGATGAACCAATTTGCCATGATGCAATAAATTTAGTACTACGTCATGAACCAAAATATAAAATTATTAATGCTTATACTGGGCAAGAGGCTATTGATTTATCTAAAATATATGCTAATACCATAGATATAATATTTCTGGATATTTCTCTTCCTGATATGACAGGTTATAAAGTATATCAGCAGATAAGAAGTGATAAAAATCTTACTCATGTTCCTATAATTTTTCAAAGTGGTTTGTCTAGTAATCATCCGGGAATAAAAGTACTCTTACAAGGACAAACAACATACATAATCCATAAACCTTATAAAAATGAAGAATTGCTTAAAACTATTAGGCAGTTCCATAATGCTTTCTATAGCAAACTCGAATAG
- a CDS encoding cell envelope integrity protein TolA: MKNNNISSVSFICSVALHLVIIYFFLFGLPSLFKKLPEEQVIVFEMLPVSNQSNVPNKTKQPEKAIENQDAKKVEQSKPDYAEEKKPVEKPIEEKKIIEEKAVEEKKDIEEKPIIEEKKTIDEKPVEKPIIKEEKPLEEKPVIEKKKIIDKKPVETKPAEVKKSTETKKPIEKKKKIPNKSDLDSLLKNLEQSSEGSNAKSNKQARAKENKETQESKGPYDETLALSINEISLIKQQIEKLWSKPIGIQNLEQLRVTLYIALNKDGSVKEVKVKETICPNITKTACDALSDSAMRAVWQASPINNLDPQRYDSWKEFNFLFNPSNSN; encoded by the coding sequence ATGAAAAATAATAATATTAGTTCTGTCTCTTTTATTTGCTCGGTAGCACTTCATTTAGTAATAATCTATTTTTTCTTATTTGGTCTGCCATCATTATTTAAAAAACTTCCTGAAGAGCAGGTAATAGTTTTTGAAATGTTACCAGTTAGTAATCAATCTAATGTACCCAATAAAACCAAACAACCTGAAAAAGCTATAGAAAATCAAGATGCAAAAAAAGTGGAACAGAGTAAACCTGATTATGCAGAAGAGAAAAAACCTGTAGAAAAACCTATTGAAGAAAAGAAAATCATAGAAGAAAAGGCAGTAGAAGAGAAGAAAGACATTGAAGAAAAACCTATTATCGAGGAAAAAAAAACTATAGATGAAAAACCTGTAGAGAAGCCTATTATCAAAGAAGAAAAACCTCTAGAAGAAAAGCCTGTTATCGAGAAAAAGAAGATTATAGACAAAAAACCCGTAGAGACAAAGCCTGCAGAAGTAAAGAAGTCTACAGAAACAAAAAAGCCTATTGAGAAAAAAAAGAAAATTCCTAATAAAAGCGACTTAGATTCTTTGCTTAAAAATTTAGAACAATCATCTGAAGGCTCTAATGCAAAATCAAATAAACAGGCAAGAGCCAAAGAAAATAAAGAAACTCAGGAATCAAAAGGTCCCTATGACGAAACATTAGCTCTTTCTATCAATGAAATATCTTTAATTAAACAACAAATAGAGAAATTATGGAGCAAGCCTATTGGTATACAAAATCTTGAGCAATTACGGGTAACTTTGTATATAGCTTTAAATAAAGATGGTAGTGTTAAAGAAGTAAAAGTAAAAGAAACAATCTGCCCAAATATAACAAAAACAGCTTGTGATGCCTTATCTGATAGTGCAATGAGAGCAGTATGGCAAGCAAGTCCTATTAATAATCTAGACCCTCAACGTTATGATAGTTGGAAAGAATTTAATTTTCTTTTTAATCCGAGTAATAGCAATTAG
- the tolR gene encoding protein TolR yields MAIQLRNQGNQRARNNLVSEINVTPLVDVMLVLLIIFMITSPMLVSGINVDLPETTSSPLSGQDEPLVISINNKGELYLLESKIERQNLASKLTNITKEKKDTRIFVRGDKNVSYGEVVSVVAEIHAAGFSKVALVSNIKYNEK; encoded by the coding sequence ATGGCAATACAATTACGTAACCAAGGCAATCAAAGAGCTAGAAATAATTTAGTCAGTGAAATCAATGTTACACCACTTGTTGATGTCATGCTAGTATTGCTAATCATTTTTATGATAACTTCTCCAATGCTCGTGTCAGGTATTAATGTTGATTTACCAGAAACAACTTCTAGCCCGCTATCAGGACAAGATGAACCGTTAGTAATTAGTATTAATAACAAAGGAGAATTATATTTATTGGAATCTAAAATAGAAAGACAAAACTTGGCTAGCAAACTAACTAATATTACAAAAGAAAAAAAAGATACTAGGATTTTTGTAAGAGGAGACAAAAATGTATCCTATGGCGAGGTAGTTAGTGTGGTAGCTGAAATCCATGCAGCTGGCTTTTCTAAAGTAGCACTAGTTTCAAATATAAAATATAATGAAAAATAA
- the tolQ gene encoding protein TolQ has product MSTNNNINDVVEITAQSGSSIFSLISSSDIIGKSVMIILVIASIWAWTIIIDKLLHLIQVRKNIAAFEATFWSGAVLDQLYETIKRTINNPLAAVFVAAMNECNRQNSKNLTDTLKISHKERIIQSMYLIRNREIERLEQNLGFLATVASSTPFIGLLGTVWGIMHSFQSIAASKNTSLAVVAPGIAEALLATAIGLFAAIPAVIFYNYLSAQIMKINNKIDDFINELSSILSRAIDEGKM; this is encoded by the coding sequence ATGAGTACAAATAACAATATTAATGATGTTGTAGAAATTACAGCACAAAGTGGTTCATCAATTTTTTCTCTGATATCATCCTCTGATATTATAGGAAAATCTGTTATGATAATTTTGGTAATTGCCTCAATCTGGGCATGGACAATAATCATAGATAAGCTACTGCATTTAATACAAGTAAGAAAAAATATTGCAGCTTTTGAGGCCACTTTTTGGTCTGGAGCAGTTTTAGACCAATTATATGAAACTATTAAAAGAACAATCAATAATCCTCTTGCCGCAGTTTTTGTAGCAGCGATGAATGAATGTAATCGCCAGAACTCAAAAAATCTCACCGATACACTTAAAATTAGTCATAAAGAGCGAATAATACAATCTATGTATTTGATCAGAAATCGTGAAATTGAAAGATTAGAACAAAATTTAGGTTTTTTAGCAACTGTTGCCTCTAGTACACCCTTTATAGGATTGTTAGGTACTGTTTGGGGAATTATGCATAGTTTTCAGTCTATTGCAGCATCCAAGAATACTTCGCTTGCTGTTGTAGCTCCTGGTATTGCAGAGGCTCTGCTTGCCACGGCAATTGGTTTATTCGCGGCAATTCCGGCAGTGATTTTTTATAATTATCTTTCTGCCCAAATAATGAAGATTAACAACAAAATTGATGATTTCATTAATGAACTAAGTTCTATATTATCAAGAGCCATAGATGAAGGAAAAATGTAA
- the der gene encoding ribosome biogenesis GTPase Der produces the protein MHKKIVAIIGRPNVGKSTLFNRLAIRKKAIVHDRPGVTRDRKYADAQIGPFDFTVIDTPGLEEAEDEKLEYRMMQQTMEAILEADLLCLVVDGKDGVLPEDQFFANFIRRYNKKSVLIVNKCEGRFDFAKEYYKLGFDNMVPISAEHGVGMADLYDAITEELENEEKKEELTDQLTDPIKADYIQIVVSGRPNAGKSTFINSIINDERLLTGPEAGITRESIEIDWLYNDNKFKLIDTAGLRKKGTVTKSLEKLSSSDAINSIKFANTVILMIDARNPLEQQDLNIANYVIEQGRSLLIVVNKWDLIEKKDQDKFKEEFSYKIETNLPQVKGLPIIFISALKKHNINMVLDESIKIYNLWNKKIATSKLNDWLGFVLEQHPLPLQKGGRRVRIKYMTQTKIRPPTFKLFSNNPEKITDSYTRYLINNLRAAFNLPGVPIRFIYTKTENPYVKS, from the coding sequence ATGCATAAAAAAATTGTGGCGATTATTGGTAGACCCAATGTCGGAAAATCTACGCTCTTTAATCGTTTAGCTATCAGAAAAAAAGCAATCGTACACGATCGCCCTGGGGTAACACGTGATCGAAAATACGCTGATGCTCAAATTGGACCATTCGATTTTACGGTAATTGATACTCCAGGTTTAGAAGAAGCAGAAGATGAAAAATTAGAATATAGAATGATGCAACAAACCATGGAAGCGATTCTAGAAGCAGATTTGCTATGTCTTGTAGTAGATGGTAAGGATGGTGTACTACCTGAAGATCAGTTTTTTGCTAATTTTATCAGACGATATAACAAGAAATCTGTGTTAATCGTTAATAAATGCGAGGGACGATTTGATTTTGCTAAAGAATATTACAAGCTTGGTTTTGATAATATGGTGCCAATTTCTGCCGAGCATGGTGTTGGTATGGCAGATTTATACGATGCAATAACTGAAGAATTAGAAAATGAGGAAAAAAAGGAAGAATTAACTGACCAATTAACCGACCCAATAAAAGCGGACTATATACAAATAGTGGTGAGTGGTAGACCAAACGCAGGAAAATCTACTTTTATTAATAGCATTATTAACGATGAAAGATTGTTAACAGGACCTGAAGCTGGTATAACAAGGGAATCTATAGAAATTGACTGGCTATATAATGATAATAAATTTAAATTAATTGATACGGCTGGTTTAAGAAAAAAAGGAACTGTTACTAAGTCCTTGGAAAAGTTATCTTCTTCCGATGCAATTAATAGTATCAAGTTTGCTAATACGGTTATTTTGATGATTGATGCACGAAATCCTCTAGAACAACAAGACCTAAATATTGCCAATTATGTTATAGAGCAAGGAAGAAGTCTACTCATAGTAGTTAATAAATGGGATTTGATTGAGAAAAAAGATCAAGATAAATTTAAAGAAGAATTCTCTTACAAGATAGAAACAAATTTACCGCAAGTTAAAGGATTGCCAATAATATTCATATCAGCCTTAAAAAAACATAATATTAATATGGTGCTAGATGAATCTATTAAAATTTATAATTTATGGAACAAAAAAATCGCAACAAGTAAACTAAATGATTGGTTAGGTTTTGTCCTTGAACAACATCCACTGCCCTTACAAAAAGGCGGTAGACGTGTTAGAATTAAATATATGACTCAAACAAAAATTCGTCCACCAACCTTTAAACTATTTTCCAATAACCCTGAGAAAATCACTGATAGTTATACTAGGTATCTTATAAACAACTTGCGGGCAGCGTTTAATTTACCAGGTGTGCCAATAAGATTTATTTATACTAAAACCGAGAATCCATATGTAAAATCATAG